In one Nicotiana sylvestris chromosome 8, ASM39365v2, whole genome shotgun sequence genomic region, the following are encoded:
- the LOC104226051 gene encoding vacuolar protein sorting-associated protein 22 homolog 1 — MRRRPGIGGLQNAAAARDQYRLLGENVAKLRTDLMKEQLATFRSQLEDFARKHKNDIRKNPAFRAQFHEMCAKVGVDPLASNKGFWAELLGIGDFYYELGVQIIEVCLATRPHNGGLISLDDLCKLLGQRRKAVRETISEDDCLRAISKLKVLGSGYEVITVGKRKLVRSVPTELNKDHNEILELAQAQGFVTVDEVQRRLNWSSGRATDALETLLEEGLAMIDDGHRDGRRRYWFPCVSSVSSYVGTDAL, encoded by the exons ATGAGGCGGAGACCGGGAATCGGAGGTTTACAGAATGccgcggcggctagg GATCAATATCGATTGCTAGGGGAAAATGTGGCGAAATTGAGAACTGATCTTATGAAAGAGCAGCTCGCTACTTTTCGCTCTCAGCTTGAAGACTTTGCTCGCAAACACAAG AATGACATTCGCAAGAATCCTGCATTCAGGGCGCAGTTCCACGAGATGTGTGCTAAAGTTGGAGTAGATCCGCTAGCATCAAACAAGGGTTTCTGGGCAGAATTGTTAGGGATTGGCGATTTCTATTATGAACTTG GGGTGCAGATCATTGAAGTATGCTTGGCTACTAGACCCCACAACGGAGGTTTGATAAGCTTGGATGATCTTTGTAAACTGCTTGGTCAGAGACGGAAAGCTGTTCGTGAGACAATATCTGAGGATGACTGCTTGCGTGCTATTAGCAAGCTGAAG GTATTAGGTAGTGGTTATGAGGTGATTACAGTGGGAAAGAGAAAGCTTGTTAGATCTGTCCCTACTGAACTGAATAAGGATCACAATGAAATTTTAGAGCTGGCCCAG GCTCAAGGCTTTGTGACAGTTGATGAGGTACAAAGACGCCTAAACTGGTCTTCAGGTCGTGCAACTGATGCACTTGAAACACTTTTAGAG GAAGGACTTGCCATGATTGATGATGGTCACAGAGATGGCAGACGTAGATACTGGTTCCCCTGTGTGTCCTCTGTCTCCTCCTATGTAGGAACAGACGCTCTTTAG